CAGGTGTGCATGTATAATAGTTCCTGTGTCTCTTGTGTTCTGGGACATTGTAATTGATAGAtccttttctcttgctctctaaAGGTTCAGTGTGGTGCAGGGATGACCTTACTCTGGAGCCCTCCAGATCACATGTACCTGTACCAACATATCCTGGCCACCCTGCAGTGCCGAGACCTACTAAGAGCCACTCTGTTTCCTGAGACTGTTCCACTTGTTGCACTAGAGACTCCAGAGACTGCCTGTGAGCCAGAAGGCTGTCCCCCTGAGTCCTCTCCCCCAAAGCGGCTGCTAAACCTGACGCTAGAGGTGAGCACAGCTAAGCTGACAGCTTTTGTAGCTGAGGACAGGTTCATTACCCTGGCTGCAGAGAGTGTGTCTCTGAGCCGGCACGGGGGTTCACTGCAGGCTTACTGCCCAGAGCTGGCTGCTGGGTTCGATGGCAATAGCATCTTCAACTTCAAGGAGGTGGAGGTGCAGCTGCTGCCTGAGCTGGAGGAGATGATCCTCCACCGGAACCCCTTCCCTGTGCTGCAGACCCTCCGGAACCGTGTTTGGCTCCTCTCCCTGGGTTCAGTCTCAGTGGAGTTTCCTTATCAGTATGATTTTTCTCGAACTCTGGATGAGGCTGTGGGAGTTCAGAAATGGCTGAAGGGACTGCATGGAGGAACTCGTTCTCAGGCTTCTCCAAgctctgcccacctcccacctGATCTACTCTTGAAGGTTCAGCACTTCTCATGGGTTTTCCTGGACGACATTTTTGAGGTGAAACTTCGTGATAACTATGAACTGATGAAGGATGAAAGTAAGGAGAGTGCCAAAAGGCTGCAGTTGCTGGATGCCAAAGTGGCTGCTCTTCGGAAGCAGCATGGGGAGTTATTGCCTGCCCGCAAAATTGAGGAGCTCTATGCCTCTTTGGAACATAAAAACATCGAAATCTACATCCAGCGCTCCCGTCGTCTCTATGGCAACACACCCATGCGCCGTGCACTGCTCACTTGGAGCCTGGCAGGGCTAGAGCTAGTGGCTCTGGCAGATGCCTCCTTCCATGGGCCTGAGCGTGTGGTAGAGCAGGTTCGAGAGCTTGATCCAGGCAGCCCTTTTCCTGCTGAGGGAGTAGATCTTGTCATTCAGTGGTGTCGTATGCTCAAGTGCACTGTCAAGACATTTCTGGGTAAGTAGTACTTCCCTATTTGCAGGGCCTAGTGTTTGCCCTTGGAGTTCCTGGGAGCTCTTTGAGTGATTACAGAGGAGCTCAGTTATATTGGGAAATGTGGCTGTTTTTGGGTGGGTGGAGTGGGATGGGTGgactcctcttccctttctttgttcCTGAATTTCACCCTGAAACCGCTTGGCTAAATACAAAGGTACAACTAACACAGTCATCTTCAGGGTTAGTGCGGCTCTTGGATCTCAGTGTTATTCCCCTCACTGTCTGTCTGCTCAGGGTCTCCGTGCACTTTTTCAGCCTTGCTGCCGACTGCCAACTCTTATTCTCTCAGTTGATCTtgtaaaatatcaatagatgGGTAAAAATAGTAGCGGGGGGAAAAGTGCCCGAGAGTGCTAAGACAGTTTCCTGAGTAGCCGGTGTGTATCCTCCCTATAATAACAGTTCGGATAAGAGACTATCCCCGGTACTTGTTTGAGATCCGTGACTGGCGGCTGATGGGTCGACTTGTGGGCACCGAGCAGAGTGGTCAGCCTTGCTCGCGTCGGCGTCAAATCCTGCACTTGGGGCTTCCATGGGGTAACGTGGCAGTGGAGAGGAACATGCCCCCACTCAAGTTCTATCACGACTTTCACTGTGAGTAGAGGAGGGCAAATGATTTGACTGAGATGTTGGTGATGGCTGGGGTGGGAGATGAGCTGAGGCCTTTCTGGAGTGATGGCAGAAGAGAGGGATGAAGTTGTACAGCAGGCTGTGCCCTTTGCTCCTCTACCCCAGCGGAAATCTTCCAGTACACAGTGGTATGGGGCCCGTGTTGGGATCCAGCCTGGACACTGATTGGCCAGTCTGTGGACCTCTTGACCAAGCCCTCAGCTGACCCCAGCCCATCCTTGCCCTGGTGGGACAAGAGCCGTCTTCTGTTGCATGGGGACTGGCACATGGACATTGAACAGGCAAACCTGCACCAGCTGGCTACTGAGGTGAGGGGTCCAGAGGAACTGTTTTCTTATTAGGATGGTATGGTTGGGGCTTGTACAGCAcatgggggaagagagaagggtACTGATTTGGGAGGTGAAGGTGATACATTTATTCATATCTCACCAAGTTTTTGGGGTGGTTATAGGATCCATACAACACAACTGAAAATATGCACTGGGAGTGGAACCACCTGTCTTTTCATTGGAAACCTGGTCAGTTTGTGTTCAAGGGTGACTTGGATGTCAACGTGAGAACAGCCTCTAAGTGAGTGGAGTGATAGATGGGGCCTCAACAGGGTGTGGGActcagggtggggggaggggaagagccgAGGGGCTGCAAGTGACCAGGGCACTAAGGGCCCAGGGCTCTGTTGTGAGCCAGGTATGATGACTGCTGCTTCCTTCACCTGCCTGACCTCTGCATGACACTGGACCTGCAGTGGCTATGTCATGGGAACCCCCATGATCACCATGGTGTCACTCTACGGGCCCCAGAGTTCCTGCCTGAGGTGCCCTTGGGCCAGCTTCATGACTCCTACCGGGCCTTTCGCTCTGAGAACCTCAATCTCTCCATCAAGATGGATCTGACTCGGCACAGTGGAAGTGAGGCTTGGATCTGGGGCAGCGGGGAGGAAGGGCTTGGGAGGATGAACTTAAGACACCAAGGACTTCAGCTTGGCCCTCTGGAGAGGGGATAGGAAAAGAGCAAAGGAGGGTTTGGGTCAAGATCTTTTTTTGGAAGAGGACTGGTGAAAGTAGAGAGCTTGGGTCTTTGAAAGGAGAGGGTGTTGGGGATATTGAGTGTGAGGCTTGAGTGCTGTTTGggtttttaaatctctaaaacCTGAAGCTAGGGAAGGATTTAGCTTCGTCTCTATGTTTTAACCACAGCTAGGAAATGTCTATCGTTTCCTTTGCAGCAATATCCCAGCCCCGAATTCTGCTGTATAGTAGCACCCTGCGCTGGATGCAGAACTTCTGGGCAACTTGGACTAGTGTCACAAGGCCTATTTGTAGGGGAAAGCTCTTCAATAACCTGAAACCCAGCAAGAAGAAACTCGGCCAGCACTACAAGCAGCTTTCCTATACTGCACTCTTTCCCCAGCTGCAGGTCAGCTTTGACAGTGCTGCTGACATGTGCAGTTCTGTTCCCCTTCTctggttttcttgttttctcttactGGGTCTCTGAATCGTCTCTCTGACGCCATCCTTCATTCAGTGTTACGCTCTTTTGTTGCCAGGTGCATTATTGGGCCTCATTCGCCCAGCAACGTGGCATCCAAATTGAGTGCAGTCAGGGCCACGTTTTCACTCGGGGAACTCAGCGGCTTATACCTCAAGGTAAGATTAAAGGCTCCCACCACTTGTCCTTGCCTATTCCTTGTCCTCTTTCTCggttcccttcctttctctttctgccccaCACTGTTCTGTACTGGTTTGCATGGGCTCTGTATGCCTGTTTTTCTCAGCGGGCACGGTGATGCGGCGCCTCATCTCTGACTGGAGTGTGACCCAGATGGTTAGTGACTTAAGTCAGGTGACTGTTTACCTGATGGCCTCGCCCACTGAAGAGAATGCTGACCACTGCCTTGATCCCTTGGTAACAAAGACCcacctactgagcctgtcctCCCTTACCTACCAACGGCACAGCAATCGCACGGCTGAGGAGGTACCGCCTGACACATTCTCTTTACTGCCTTATCTGTATCAGTAGGTGTCTCAGTCGGCTCAcgcttccataacaaaataccataaactgagtggcttaaacaacagaaatttctcacacttctggaggctgggcagTCCAAAatcaggtgccagcatggtccTGGTGAGGACCAGGTTCTGGTGAGggttctctttctggcttgcagatggctgccttctcactgtaaCCTCACCTGGCAGGAAAAGCAGGAAGCTTTCTGATGTCTCTTATGATGACATGAGTCCtgtcatgagggccccaccctcatgacctcatctaaatctaattactcctaaaggccccatctccaaataccgtcacattggggattatggcttcaacatacgaatttggtgTGGGTACACAATGCAGTCCATAGCAGTAGGTTTCAGGCTAAGTCCCTGCTGATGTTCCTAACTGCAGTCTAATCATATATGTTGTTACTTAACGATGCACTCACTAGTATCAGCATCCCTCTTTCtgaaaattccttttttccctctccttgtaAAGATAGTCTCTTGCTCTGCAGGAAACAGAGTGAAACTTCTTGTTTCTAGTGCCTTATTTGgtggtccccccacccccccacacacaattaAGGAAGGATTTTAGTTGAAATTCTCCGAGTCATTTAAAATACAGTGGATATAGTCAGAGTGTAATCTAGTGCACACACTAAGACCACttaggttttctttctctagggTTGTCTTGTATCCCTCAGAACAGGTCTGTTACTCAACAAGTATGTTTTTTATCTTTGCATTTGTGGTCTAGGAGAAATGTTGGGAATTTCCATGCTACTCTGAggttcttttcctgtttcctaGGAGCTCTCTACTCGAGTTGGGGATCCTGCCTTTCACACACATCAGCTGCACTTGGTAGATTTACGGGCTTCTTGGACAACCACCAATCGGGACATTGCCTTTGGTTTATATGATGGCTACAAAAAGGCAGCTGTACTCAAACGTAATCTCTCTACTGAGGCTCTGAAGGGGTTAAAGATTGATCCCCAGATGCCagccaaaaagccaaagcagAGTGTCCCGACCAgcgccccagccccacctcctgtcAACACTCCCAGCTTTAGTGGACAGCCTGATAAGGCGTCTTCAGGAGGTAAGCTGGGGGAGACGAGACTCCATAGGGTTAGGTTTAGAATATGTATGTGGGCTTGGACTGGacaggagtttgagaaggactaaATTATGACTGGTTCAATCTGTGTGTAAAGATGAAACTTGTTTTTCCATATTAGGCCACCTAAGTCTTACATAGCGGTGATGGGGGGCATTAAAGGGTCTggtccatgggacttccctggcgctccagtggttaagactccacgcttccactgtagggggcacgggttcagtccctggtcggggaactaagatcccacatgctgcgctgtgtggccaaaaaaaaaaaaaaaattgtctggtCCTTTGGCCAGGAGAAGAGGATCAGGAATGATGACTTAGAATGactaaggaaaagaaacaaaggattagagaattgttttgttttgatgaatTAATTTGTttagtcaataaatgtttattgagtacttaacAGGCACAGAGCACTGTGCTGGGTTTAGTGAGAGATACAGAATATATGATATTTTACTTGACTCAGCAAGTTTATCATCTCTGGATGAGCTAagattagttcattcattcactgagtcaatcactcattcattcatagaTTCACTTTTTAGCTTTACTGAGGGTTTATAATGTACCAGACATGACTGTAGACATTAGGGATGTAAAGATGAGGGGGAAGCTCTGAAACTAAGAGAGAgtcatgagggacttccctggtggtccagtggttaagactctgtgcttccactgcaggaggcacgggttcgatccctggtcagggaactacgatcctgcatgctgtgcagcacagttgtggggggggggggcggtgcggGGAGAGTCATGAAGACGCTCTGTAAGAATGTTCAAGAAGAAAGTATTTAAATCAGCATAGGGAAGTCTAGGAAGCCTTCACAGAGAATATAATTGAGATGGGTCTTAAAAGATGAGTAAGAGTTTGATaggcaaggagagaaaagagggcaTTTTAGGGAGAGGGAATAACAAGTACAGAGGAATGCAAGTTCATGGTGAATTTAAGAACAAGGtgaaaaatgataaatgctgctagagagaaattaaagaatatgtGAGCTGTTCTTGACTGTAGTGAAGGAGGGACTATAATCAGAGAAGGGTTTATTGAGGAAGTAGCATCTGAGCTGGACTTTGAAGGCTTAGTATGGTTTGAACATGTGGAAATGAGGAGCAAGGGCATTAAAAGCAAAGGGAACATCCTGAAAAGGAGTGGAGTTGGTCAAGCTCAATATGTTCAGAGCAGAGTGAACAGTCTGTTTGGGTTGGCGTAGAGTACAGCTACAGGTGAAGATGCTGGAAGGGAAAACTGCAGGTAGACCATCAAAAATACAAGGCTAAGgagtttttgttctttattcagTAAACAGTGGTGAACTACTGAAGGTTTCTGAATAGAGGTGTGTCATTAGAATCTTACTTTTAGGAGGATAAATCTGGCAGTGGTGTGGGGGACGACTGGAAAGaaactggaggtgggggagacaAATTAGGAAACTATTATGGTGTCTCAGCAAGAGGAAAGGAGAGCCTGAACTAGGTAGAGGCAGTGGGAATAGAGATGAGGGGATGAATAGAAATGTTATTATGTGTGTAAGAGATTTGGCAGCTGGTTGGAAGAGGGAGTTAAAATAGGGATAAAGTGGTAATGATTGAGGCTTTGAGCCTGGTGACTGGCCTGATGGTAACTAGGAGAGCCAGAGGCTAATACGTTTGGGGAGGTAAAGTTGTTGAGTTGTTGAGTTCATATTTGGACATGCTAAGTTTGTGGTGTAAGTAGTACCTCTAGGTAATGTCTAAAAAACAGGTGGAAATGAGGATCTAAAAGCTTAGGGCTAGAGGTAGTGACTTAGGAGTTTCGGCATAGAACTAAGAGTTAATGCCAAGGAGATAATCGTTGCTTACTGTGTGGCAGGTACTCTGCGAAATACTTTatgtattattattccatttaattctctcaacaaccATATTAGATAGTTACTGTTATTTTacacacaaggaaactgagacagagaggtTAAAGCAAGCAAGGTTACAATCAAGTAACTGGCAGAGATAGGATCTTGAACATAGGCAGACTAGTCTAATTCTGGAGATTGTGCTCTTAACCACAACACTGTTGGACAAactctttagaaaaaagaaaagggaacaggCCAAGGACAGACCTTAGGGGATATACTTATCTCTAAAACCTGGGAGAAGGTAGGGGATCTAAAGTCACAATCAGAGAAAGCAGTAGAGCTAGGAGAACAGTGACACTGATGGCAAGGGGGTGGTTTATGTGGAAGGGAGTGGTCAACAAACAAATAGCATTTAAAACAAtatgaaatgaaaaggagaaggaacaaaatggaaggaaaaaagatccTAGAGTAATTCAGAGGTGGATATGCCTAAGAGAAAGGAATGCTACCACTTACATAGCATTTCTAAGTCTCTCTTGGGAATCtgttacttttattaaaattgaaggaaaatgaaatggcaaCCCTTACCCAGGGGTCAAGGGGTGGAGTGGACTGGGCTGGAGTTGCAGGTTGGGGAGAATACTTTCTAGAGAAATTGAAGGAAGATCAGTTTGGCCCTGGATGTGTTCTCTATCCCTTTGACTCTGTGGCTTTTCCCCCACTTCATATTTCTCTGCCAGGTGCCTACATGTTGCAGAAGCTGATTGAAGAGACAGATAGGTTTGTAGTGTTCACAGAAGAGGAGTCAGGTGTGAGTGACCAGTTGTGTGGCATTGCTGCCTGCCAGACGGATGACATATATAACCGAAACTGCCTTATTGAACTGGTCAACTGCCAGGTACCTTCTCTTTACTAGAGCACCCAAAGATGGGGCTAGATCATAGTCATATGTGTTTACCTTCTCCCACCTCTAAATAAGAATAGGTGGGTAGAGCTccaaaaaattattctttctaaCAGGTATCATGGATAATCACTTCCATTACTAAAAACCAGTAGAGTGCACTCAGTAAGCCAGAATTAGACCCAGCTGCAGTCATCGGTACAGGCCCTTGCACTAACCTTTCATCTTCTTTGTGGCCCTGGTGCTGTGACTCTGCTTCTGTCTCTGGCGTAGATGGTTCTTCGTGGAGCGGAGACAGAAGGCTGTGTCATTGTGTCAGCTGCCAAAGCCCAGCTGCTGCAGTGCCAACACCATCCAGCCTGGTATGGTGACACATTGAAGCAAAAGACATCCTGGACTTGCCTACTGGATGGCATGCAGTACTTTGCCACCACTGAAAGCAGCCCCACTGAGCAGGATGGCCGACAGCTCTGGTTAGAGGTTAGTCAGCAGGGCTGGGAAGGCCCGTTGTATCTCCAGTTTTCCATAGTTGGCCCCTTTCGCCAAAATAGCTTGCAAGATCCTTGACAGTACCTGTTGCTACCAGGTTAGCAGAATAATGAGGCTGATGATAACACTTGAATGTAGAAACTGTTGGCAGTCTCTGGCCTGTGATCTGTGAACACATagtgctttttctgttttttaaatctcatacTATTCTATTTCATTGCATGGGAGATTCTCATTTCCCTACATGAGAATAAAATGGGTTAGAACTTTTTTGAGATTGCTGACCCCTATTAATAAGATCACACTAATCAGCAGGCAGCCAAAAAAACAGGCAGTAAGTCTGAGAATTTTAGATAAGCTCTCTATCTGCcctttctctgatttctcttaTGAAGATGATTGGTTGTTTCAGCAAATTGGTAAGGTTGAATAGAAAGACTGCTTGTCTACGAGGCAGGTTATGTGAGTTCTCATTTCACCTTTGCTATTTTAGTAGCCATGAGCCCTT
The Physeter macrocephalus isolate SW-GA unplaced genomic scaffold, ASM283717v5 random_1680, whole genome shotgun sequence DNA segment above includes these coding regions:
- the LOC102982185 gene encoding bridge-like lipid transfer protein family member 2 isoform X2; amino-acid sequence: MQPCCKAPDIPTPVLSLSMLSITYHSSIRSLEVQCGAGMTLLWSPPDHMYLYQHILATLQCRDLLRATLFPETVPLVALETPETACEPEGCPPESSPPKRLLNLTLEVSTAKLTAFVAEDRFITLAAESVSLSRHGGSLQAYCPELAAGFDGNSIFNFKEVEVQLLPELEEMILHRNPFPVLQTLRNRVWLLSLGSVSVEFPYQYDFSRTLDEAVGVQKWLKGLHGGTRSQASPSSAHLPPDLLLKVQHFSWVFLDDIFEVKLRDNYELMKDESKESAKRLQLLDAKVAALRKQHGELLPARKIEELYASLEHKNIEIYIQRSRRLYGNTPMRRALLTWSLAGLELVALADASFHGPERVVEQVRELDPGSPFPAEGVDLVIQWCRMLKCTVKTFLVRIRDYPRYLFEIRDWRLMGRLVGTEQSGQPCSRRRQILHLGLPWGNVAVERNMPPLKFYHDFHSEIFQYTVVWGPCWDPAWTLIGQSVDLLTKPSADPSPSLPWWDKSRLLLHGDWHMDIEQANLHQLATEDPYNTTENMHWEWNHLSFHWKPGQFVFKGDLDVNVRTASKYDDCCFLHLPDLCMTLDLQWLCHGNPHDHHGVTLRAPEFLPEVPLGQLHDSYRAFRSENLNLSIKMDLTRHSGTISQPRILLYSSTLRWMQNFWATWTSVTRPICRGKLFNNLKPSKKKLGQHYKQLSYTALFPQLQVHYWASFAQQRGIQIECSQGHVFTRGTQRLIPQAGTVMRRLISDWSVTQMVSDLSQVTVYLMASPTEENADHCLDPLVTKTHLLSLSSLTYQRHSNRTAEEELSTRVGDPAFHTHQLHLVDLRASWTTTNRDIAFGLYDGYKKAAVLKRNLSTEALKGLKIDPQMPAKKPKQSVPTSAPAPPPVNTPSFSGQPDKASSGGAYMLQKLIEETDRFVVFTEEESGVSDQLCGIAACQTDDIYNRNCLIELVNCQMVLRGAETEGCVIVSAAKAQLLQCQHHPAWYGDTLKQKTSWTCLLDGMQYFATTESSPTEQDGRQLWLEVKNIEEHRQRSLDSVQELMESGQAVGGMVTTTTDWNQPAEAQQAQQVQRIISRCSCRMYYISYSHDIDPELATQIKPPEVHENQEKEDLLKKQEGAVDTFTLIHHELEISTNPAQYAMILDIVNNLLLHVEPKRKEHSEKKQRVRFQLEISSNPEEQRSSILHLQEAVRQHVAQIRQLEKQMYSIMKSLQDDSKNENLLDLNQKLQLQLNQEKANLQLESEELNILIRCFKDFQLQQANKMELRKQQEDVSVVRRTEFYFAQARWRLTEEDGQLGIAELELQRFLYSKVNKSDDTAEHLLELGWFTMNNLLPNAVYKVVLRPQSSCQSGRQLALRLFSKVRPPVGGISVKEHFEVNVVPLTIQLTHQFFHRIMGFFFPGRSVEDDEVGDEEDKSKLVTTGIPVVKPRQLIATDDAAPLGPGKGVAQGLNRSSGVRRSFRKAPEHPVDDIDKMKERAAMNNSFIYIKIPQVPLCVSYKGEKNSVDWGDLNLVLPCLEYHNNTWTWLDFAMAVKRDSRKALVAQVSRQNSWLFG
- the LOC102982185 gene encoding bridge-like lipid transfer protein family member 2 isoform X1: MLGASEIRLDTLTVLGSAETSTVGVQGFVLALVKSVTEKMQPCCKAPDIPTPVLSLSMLSITYHSSIRSLEVQCGAGMTLLWSPPDHMYLYQHILATLQCRDLLRATLFPETVPLVALETPETACEPEGCPPESSPPKRLLNLTLEVSTAKLTAFVAEDRFITLAAESVSLSRHGGSLQAYCPELAAGFDGNSIFNFKEVEVQLLPELEEMILHRNPFPVLQTLRNRVWLLSLGSVSVEFPYQYDFSRTLDEAVGVQKWLKGLHGGTRSQASPSSAHLPPDLLLKVQHFSWVFLDDIFEVKLRDNYELMKDESKESAKRLQLLDAKVAALRKQHGELLPARKIEELYASLEHKNIEIYIQRSRRLYGNTPMRRALLTWSLAGLELVALADASFHGPERVVEQVRELDPGSPFPAEGVDLVIQWCRMLKCTVKTFLVRIRDYPRYLFEIRDWRLMGRLVGTEQSGQPCSRRRQILHLGLPWGNVAVERNMPPLKFYHDFHSEIFQYTVVWGPCWDPAWTLIGQSVDLLTKPSADPSPSLPWWDKSRLLLHGDWHMDIEQANLHQLATEDPYNTTENMHWEWNHLSFHWKPGQFVFKGDLDVNVRTASKYDDCCFLHLPDLCMTLDLQWLCHGNPHDHHGVTLRAPEFLPEVPLGQLHDSYRAFRSENLNLSIKMDLTRHSGTISQPRILLYSSTLRWMQNFWATWTSVTRPICRGKLFNNLKPSKKKLGQHYKQLSYTALFPQLQVHYWASFAQQRGIQIECSQGHVFTRGTQRLIPQAGTVMRRLISDWSVTQMVSDLSQVTVYLMASPTEENADHCLDPLVTKTHLLSLSSLTYQRHSNRTAEEELSTRVGDPAFHTHQLHLVDLRASWTTTNRDIAFGLYDGYKKAAVLKRNLSTEALKGLKIDPQMPAKKPKQSVPTSAPAPPPVNTPSFSGQPDKASSGGAYMLQKLIEETDRFVVFTEEESGVSDQLCGIAACQTDDIYNRNCLIELVNCQMVLRGAETEGCVIVSAAKAQLLQCQHHPAWYGDTLKQKTSWTCLLDGMQYFATTESSPTEQDGRQLWLEVKNIEEHRQRSLDSVQELMESGQAVGGMVTTTTDWNQPAEAQQAQQVQRIISRCSCRMYYISYSHDIDPELATQIKPPEVHENQEKEDLLKKQEGAVDTFTLIHHELEISTNPAQYAMILDIVNNLLLHVEPKRKEHSEKKQRVRFQLEISSNPEEQRSSILHLQEAVRQHVAQIRQLEKQMYSIMKSLQDDSKNENLLDLNQKLQLQLNQEKANLQLESEELNILIRCFKDFQLQQANKMELRKQQEDVSVVRRTEFYFAQARWRLTEEDGQLGIAELELQRFLYSKVNKSDDTAEHLLELGWFTMNNLLPNAVYKVVLRPQSSCQSGRQLALRLFSKVRPPVGGISVKEHFEVNVVPLTIQLTHQFFHRIMGFFFPGRSVEDDEVGDEEDKSKLVTTGIPVVKPRQLIATDDAAPLGPGKGVAQGLNRSSGVRRSFRKAPEHPVDDIDKMKERAAMNNSFIYIKIPQVPLCVSYKGEKNSVDWGDLNLVLPCLEYHNNTWTWLDFAMAVKRDSRKALVAQVIKEKLRLKPAAGSEVRGKLETKSDLNVQQQEEEEKARLLIGLSVGNKNPGKKSIFGRRK
- the LOC102982185 gene encoding bridge-like lipid transfer protein family member 2 isoform X4, which gives rise to MQPCCKAPDIPTPVLSLSMLSITYHSSIRSLEVQCGAGMTLLWSPPDHMYLYQHILATLQCRDLLRATLFPETVPLVALETPETACEPEGCPPESSPPKRLLNLTLEVSTAKLTAFVAEDRFITLAAESVSLSRHGGSLQAYCPELAAGFDGNSIFNFKEVEVQLLPELEEMILHRNPFPVLQTLRNRVWLLSLGSVSVEFPYQYDFSRTLDEAVGVQKWLKGLHGGTRSQASPSSAHLPPDLLLKVQHFSWVFLDDIFEVKLRDNYELMKDESKESAKRLQLLDAKVAALRKQHGELLPARKIEELYASLEHKNIEIYIQRSRRLYGNTPMRRALLTWSLAGLELVALADASFHGPERVVEQVRELDPGSPFPAEGVDLVIQWCRMLKCTVKTFLVRIRDYPRYLFEIRDWRLMGRLVGTEQSGQPCSRRRQILHLGLPWGNVAVERNMPPLKFYHDFHSEIFQYTVVWGPCWDPAWTLIGQSVDLLTKPSADPSPSLPWWDKSRLLLHGDWHMDIEQANLHQLATEDPYNTTENMHWEWNHLSFHWKPGQFVFKGDLDVNVRTASKYDDCCFLHLPDLCMTLDLQWLCHGNPHDHHGVTLRAPEFLPEVPLGQLHDSYRAFRSENLNLSIKMDLTRHSGTISQPRILLYSSTLRWMQNFWATWTSVTRPICRGKLFNNLKPSKKKLGQHYKQLSYTALFPQLQVHYWASFAQQRGIQIECSQGHVFTRGTQRLIPQAGTVMRRLISDWSVTQMVSDLSQVTVYLMASPTEENADHCLDPLVTKTHLLSLSSLTYQRHSNRTAEEELSTRVGDPAFHTHQLHLVDLRASWTTTNRDIAFGLYDGYKKAAVLKRNLSTEALKGLKIDPQMPAKKPKQSVPTSAPAPPPVNTPSFSGQPDKASSGGAYMLQKLIEETDRFVVFTEEESGVSDQLCGIAACQTDDIYNRNCLIELVNCQMVLRGAETEGCVIVSAAKAQLLQCQHHPAWYGDTLKQKTSWTCLLDGMQYFATTESSPTEQDGRQLWLEVKNIEEHRQRSLDSVQELMESGQAVGGMVTTTTDWNQPAEAQQAQQVQRIISRCSCRMYYISYSHDIDPELATQIKPPEVHENQEKEDLLKKQEGAVDTFTLIHHELEISTNPAQYAMILDIVNNLLLHVEPKRKEHSEKKQRVRFQLEISSNPEEQRSSILHLQEAVRQHVAQIRQLEKQMYSIMKSLQDDSKNENLLDLNQKLQLQLNQEKANLQLESEELNILIRCFKDFQLQQANKMELRKQQEDVSVVRRTEFYFAQARWRLTEEDGQLGIAELELQRFLYSKVNKSDDTAEHLLELGWFTMNNLLPNAVYKVVLRPQSSCQSGRQLALRLFSKVRPPVGGISVKEHFECGR
- the LOC102982185 gene encoding bridge-like lipid transfer protein family member 2 isoform X3; this encodes MQPCCKAPDIPTPVLSLSMLSITYHSSIRSLEVQCGAGMTLLWSPPDHMYLYQHILATLQCRDLLRATLFPETVPLVALETPETACEPEGCPPESSPPKRLLNLTLEVSTAKLTAFVAEDRFITLAAESVSLSRHGGSLQAYCPELAAGFDGNSIFNFKEVEVQLLPELEEMILHRNPFPVLQTLRNRVWLLSLGSVSVEFPYQYDFSRTLDEAVGVQKWLKGLHGGTRSQASPSSAHLPPDLLLKVQHFSWVFLDDIFEVKLRDNYELMKDESKESAKRLQLLDAKVAALRKQHGELLPARKIEELYASLEHKNIEIYIQRSRRLYGNTPMRRALLTWSLAGLELVALADASFHGPERVVEQVRELDPGSPFPAEGVDLVIQWCRMLKCTVKTFLVRIRDYPRYLFEIRDWRLMGRLVGTEQSGQPCSRRRQILHLGLPWGNVAVERNMPPLKFYHDFHSEIFQYTVVWGPCWDPAWTLIGQSVDLLTKPSADPSPSLPWWDKSRLLLHGDWHMDIEQANLHQLATEDPYNTTENMHWEWNHLSFHWKPGQFVFKGDLDVNVRTASKYDDCCFLHLPDLCMTLDLQWLCHGNPHDHHGVTLRAPEFLPEVPLGQLHDSYRAFRSENLNLSIKMDLTRHSGTISQPRILLYSSTLRWMQNFWATWTSVTRPICRGKLFNNLKPSKKKLGQHYKQLSYTALFPQLQVHYWASFAQQRGIQIECSQGHVFTRGTQRLIPQAGTVMRRLISDWSVTQMVSDLSQVTVYLMASPTEENADHCLDPLVTKTHLLSLSSLTYQRHSNRTAEEELSTRVGDPAFHTHQLHLVDLRASWTTTNRDIAFGLYDGYKKAAVLKRNLSTEALKGLKIDPQMPAKKPKQSVPTSAPAPPPVNTPSFSGQPDKASSGGAYMLQKLIEETDRFVVFTEEESGVSDQLCGIAACQTDDIYNRNCLIELVNCQMVLRGAETEGCVIVSAAKAQLLQCQHHPAWYGDTLKQKTSWTCLLDGMQYFATTESSPTEQDGRQLWLEVKNIEEHRQRSLDSVQELMESGQAVGGMVTTTTDWNQPAEAQQAQQVQRIISRCSCRMYYISYSHDIDPELATQIKPPEVHENQEKEDLLKKQEGAVDTFTLIHHELEISTNPAQYAMILDIVNNLLLHVEPKRKEHSEKKQRVRFQLEISSNPEEQRSSILHLQEAVRQHVAQIRQLEKQMYSIMKSLQDDSKNENLLDLNQKLQLQLNQEKANLQLESEELNILIRCFKDFQLQQANKMELRKQQEDVSVVRRTEFYFAQARWRLTEEDGQLGIAELELQRFLYSKVNKSDDTAEHLLELGWFTMNNLLPNAVYKVVLRPQSSCQSGRQLALRLFSKVRPPVGGISVKEHFENNGLFLSWTKCGR